The nucleotide window ACAGTCACGTGGACCCTGCACCAGCCGCCGCTAGGACATTACCTCTACAAATGACCAGTAACGGGAAACCAGCTCGAGTATACCACTGGAATTTACCAGTACTCCATAAAATTGCTAAAACCAGACCCCAAGCGAGGTTTGACGACGATGTTATCGACGTAGAAAGCACACCGACGTGGCCTAAAGGATCCAATCACCATCCTAATTCCTTAGAAGCATTGGCTTACTACGTTCCAGCGAAGAAGACATCTTTCAGAAAGTATTACTCAGGAAATGGAAAGCCAAAGTCGTTCTACGTGCTCGAAAAGAACAAGCATACTGCGGAATATCATAAGCTTTTGccgtaaatgtaatttaatattgtctcGTCATAATCGAGGTATATAATGTTTAGGGAGCATTTGTAATTAATCGTAATCCATAGACGCATAGTTCCTCTATTTAAACTAGAGAAACGTATGAAAATTTGGcttatatacaaaacaatCCCATCCATAAAGACGGCATTAAGTTGGAAAtatgttgaaaatttaatgctggaagtaaaaatgttagctgtcgataaattaattcaataaaactaaataaccgactatattttaaacaattactcTTATTAAAATACCTTAGAGGCTTAAGACTATTTAGGGCATTAGTGTTGCTACCACATAAAAGTACACATTACATTGTAGTAATTTACTTTACTATAATATCAGTATAGATTGTGTTATCTGTTGTGCTATAACTATTCTTTCAGAACAGatgtttcattttcattaatgTACGGTCTTATAATTAGGACCAAGTCTTTACATCTATATGTAATCTAATAAGACTCTAATGGTGTACttaaaactttcttttaaagtcaacaaaatacgttttttttattttataaaataattatcatatcaatataaatctgtataaaattatgtcgTCTGGTAAATACTGACTTAAATTAGACCTATTGCAAGTTTGTGTTCtaaaacaatcttttattttataatatagatcttattaaaatgtaatataagtaAGTACTTGATCTTCTAGTGTATATAAcggctttttttttttgtttttagaagTAGGTGTTCAATAGGTGCTTAGATATGTTATTAAGACTGCAaaacgaatttaaattattacgatTAGATATAAGTAAGCAAATGTTGCTACATTTTAGTTAAATGTAACCAGTacgtatttgtattaaatattttcaaaatagaagaaaatttaacacaaaagttctaaca belongs to Papilio machaon chromosome 10, ilPapMach1.1, whole genome shotgun sequence and includes:
- the LOC106713353 gene encoding uncharacterized protein LOC106713353, encoding MQNLIRTSMLILIAVAAVSTAPAQESNDNNLTNDKKEPTTHELLSSLGLKKLRIPAAHHRKRLAEQGRRHGTGDSRMYVIKLPPNTSYYSHVDPAPAAARTLPLQMTSNGKPARVYHWNLPVLHKIAKTRPQARFDDDVIDVESTPTWPKGSNHHPNSLEALAYYVPAKKTSFRKYYSGNGKPKSFYVLEKNKHTAEYHKLLP